A window of Solea solea chromosome 18, fSolSol10.1, whole genome shotgun sequence contains these coding sequences:
- the akt1 gene encoding RAC-alpha serine/threonine-protein kinase, translated as MTNVVIVKEGWLLKRGEYIKTWRPRYFLLKSDGTFIGYKERPQDVDQLETPLNNFSVAQCQLMKTERPKSNTFIIRCLQWTTVIERTFHVDTPEEREEWTKAIETVAEGLQKQEEEMMDSSPDPMDMEVYLTKPRHKVTMHDFEYLKLLGKGTFGKVILVKEKATGRYYAMKILKKEVIVAKDEVAHTLTENRVLQNSKHPFLTGLKYSFQTHDRLCFVMEYANGGELFFHLSRDRVFSEERARFYGAEIVSALDYLHAERNVVYRDLKLENLMLDKDGHIKITDFGLCKEGIKDGATMKTFCGTPEYLAPEVLEDNDYGRAVDWWGLGVVMYEMMCGRLPFYNKDHEKLFELILMEEIRFPRTLGPEARSLLSGLLKKEPMQRLGGGPDDAKEIMQHKFFAGIEWQDVYEKKLVPPFKPQVTSETDTRYFDEEFTAQTITITPPGQDDSMESFDSERRPHFPQFSYSASGTA; from the exons GAGAATACATCAAGACCTGGAGGCCGAGGTATTTTCTCCTGAAGAGCGATGGTACATTCATTGGCTACAAAGAGCGACCACAAGATGTTGACCAGCTGGAAACTCCTCTAAATAACTTCTCCGTAGCAC AGTGCCAGCTGATGAAGACAGAACGGCCCAAGTCCAACACATTTATCATCCGCTGCCTGCAGTGGACCACTGTCATCGAGCGCACCTTCCACGTGGACACCCCTGAGGAGAG GGAAGAATGGACCAAAGCCATCGAGACGGTGGCAGAAGGTCTGCAGAaacaagaggaggagatgatggATTCCTCTCCAGACCCGATGGATATGGAGGTCTACCTTACCAAACCTAGACACAAAGTG ACTATGCACGACTTTGAATACCTCAAACTCCTGGGAAAGGGCACTTTCGGAAAAGTTATCCTGGTAAAAGAAAAGGCCACAGGACGCTACTACGCCATGAAGATCCTAAAGAAGGAAGTGATCGTAGCAAAA gatGAAGTggcgcacacactcacagaaaaCAGAGTCCTCCAGAATTCAAAGCATCCTTTCTTGACG GGACTGAAATACTCCTTCCAAACACACGACCGCCTGTGCTTTGTCATGGAGTACGCCAACGGCGGCGAG CTTTTCTTCCATCTGTCGAGAGACCGCGTGTTCTCCGAGGAGCGGGCTCGGTTCTACGGTGCGGAGATAGTGTCGGCGCTGGACTACCTTCACGCTGAAAGAAATGTGGTCTATCGAGACCTAAAG CTGGAAAACCTTATGCTGGACAAAGACGGACACATAAAGATCACCGATTTTGGCTTGTGCAAGGAGGGGATCAAAGACGGCGCCACCATGAAAACGTTCTGCGGGACGCCGGAGTACCTCGCACCTGAG GTGCTAGAGGACAACGACTACGGCCGCGCTGTGGATTGGTGGGGTCTGGGAGTCGTGATGTACGAGATGATGTGCGGCAGACTCCCGTTTTACAACAAGGACCACGAGAAGCTGTTTGAGCTCATTCTGATGGAGGAAATCCGCTTCCCTCGGACACTTGGGCCCGAAGCTCGCTCGCTGCTCTCTGGACTTCTCAAGAAGGAGCCAATGCAGAG GTTAGGTGGAGGTCCTGACGACGCCAAGGAAATAATGCAGCACAAGTTCTTTGCGGGAATTGAATGGCAGGATGTTTATGAAAAGAAG CTGGTCCCGCCGTTTAAGCCCCAAGTTACCTCGGAGACAGACACGCGATATTTTGACGAGGAGTTCACAGCACAGACCATCACCATTACACCACCTGGACAAG ATGACAGTATGGAGTCCTTCGACAGTGAGCGGAGACCCCACTTCCCCCAGTTCTCCTACTCTGCCAGTGGGACGGCCTAA